The Bacteroidales bacterium genome includes the window CAGCGCACTGCTGATCATGCTGATCATCGGGGGGATCTACTTTGAGCTTCAGACCCCCGGAATCGGATTTCCTCTGGCAATTGCCGTACTCGGAGCCCTGCTCTATTTTGCGCCTCTTTACCTGGAAGGGCTGGCAGCACACTGGGAAATACTGATCTTCATCGTCGGTGTTGTTCTTCTGGCCATCGAACTTTTTGCCATACCCGGATTTGGCGTGCTGGGCATCTCGGGCATCGTACTCATTGTTGCAGGCCTGGCACTGAGCATGGTGGGAAACGTGGGATTTCATTTCCCGGGCGACGCCTTCAAGGCCCTCATCAGTTCCATCTTCCTGGTCATCATAGCTTCCTTTGTCTCTCTGGTCATTTCGTTTTACCTGGGTAAACAAATCCTGACCACAACGATTTTTGGCCACCTTGCCCTGGATACGGTACAGGAAAAATCAGAAGGATATACCTCTGCCGATCTCCAGTACACTAACGTGATGGGGAAGAAAGGCAGGGCGCTGACCATACTCCGGCCTGCCGGAAAAGTAAGAATCGGGGATGAGGTGTATGATGCCACGGCCCTGACAGGTTACATCGAAAAGGGAGAGGAAGTTGAGGTGGTGAAGTATGAAACATCACAATTGTTCGTAAGGAAAATATCAACCTGATGTACTACTTCTCCCCCTCTTCAAATAAAAAAAAATTGTTTGAAGAGAATTATCAACGCTACACGGATCTATTATGATGAGAGGATCCCTATCCTTGTTGGTCATTCTGTTGCTTACAGCCACCGAGGTGTTCCCGCAGGCCGATGTTCCCAAAAAGCGTGCGGAAGCGGTTCGCATAGCTGTTCCGCCCAGAATCGATGGTATCCTGAACGACTCCTCATGGCTGCAGGCAGCTCCGGCCGGAGACTTCATCCAGGTGGAGCCGGTGTTCGGGCAGCCGGCCTCCTGTACAACGGAGGTCCTCTTCATTTTCGACAATGATGCACTGTATGTTGGCGCCATGATGTACGATCCCTCACCCGACAGTATCCTGAAGGAACTGAGCGTAAGGGATGAGATATCCAACACGGACTATTTTGGCGTCAGCATCGATCCTTTTAATGATGCTCTTGTCGCATACGAATTTAATGTAACCGTGGCCGGCGTGCAGGTGGATTCAAAAAGCCTTGGCATCGAGGGACAGGGTGATTTTGAGGAGGACCGTTCCTGGGATGCCGTCTGGTACGCTCATACGAGAATCGTTGAAAACGGATGGGTGGCTGAGATGAAGATCCCTTACTCTGCCCTGCGGTTTCCCGAAAAAGGGAACGAGGCCTGGGGGATGAACTGTTTCAGACAGATCCGGCGATACCGTGAAATATCCTCATGGGATCCGGTTGACCGGAAAGTGCTGGGCGTCAACAACCAGGCCGGAGAGCTCACAGGGATCACGAATGTCAAATCCCCGCTGAGGCTTGCACTCATCCCCTACGTTTCCGGTTACGTGACCAAAGTCCCTGATATTGATAAGTGGGGATTTTCCTACAAAGGAGGGATGGATCTGATCTACGGGATCAATGACAGTTATACACTCGACATGATCCTGATCCCTGACTTTGGCCAGGTGGAATCCGATGAAGAGATCTACAATCTGTCGCCCTTTGAGGTGTATTATGAAGAAAAGAGACCATTCTTCACCGAGGGGACAGAGCTTTTCGACAAAGGAGACGTATTTTATTCAAGGAGAGTGGGAGGCACTCCCGATGGATATTTCACTGTGAGTGATCATCTATGCGAGAACGAAAAGGTCATCAAGAACCCGGAAGAGGCACAGATGCTGAATGCCACCAAGATCACCGGGAAAAATCCAAAAGGCCTTGCCATCGGTTTTTTCAACGGAATGACTGCCAACACCTATGCCACGGTGAAGGATACAATCAGCGGTGAAAAAAGGAACATCCTGACCGAACCGTTTGCGAACTATAACATGCTGGTGTTTGAACAATCGCTAAAAAACAACTCGTATGTAAGCATTTTCAACACCAATGTCGTCCAGCCCAAAGAAAACTACTGTGCCAATGTAACAGGCGGTGATTTTCGCCTGATCAACAAATCCAACACCTATGGCATGGAAGGTCAAGTGATCGTCAGCCAGAAATATGCTCAAGGGATCACTCCCCAATATGGGTACAGTCATCATTTTGCTGCAGGCAAAACCAGTGGTAATTTTACATTTTCACTCGCAAATGACCTGAAAACGGACACCTATGACCCGAATGACATGGGATACCTTCAGCACAACAACGAAATTGAAAATGAGCTGGATCTGGAATACAACATCTATGATCCGTTCAGCATTTTCATTGAAATGCAGAACTCCCTCTATCTGGAGTATGGAACCCTCTATTCACCCCTGAAGTACACTGACTTTGGCATGGGGCAGCACACATTCGCTACCTTCAGGAACTATCTTAGCGTATCACTGGAAACTTACTATCGTCCCATTGATGAACATGACTACTATGAGCCCAGGGTTGAGGGCTGGTATTATGCACTTCCTCCTGTG containing:
- a CDS encoding DUF5916 domain-containing protein, which encodes MMRGSLSLLVILLLTATEVFPQADVPKKRAEAVRIAVPPRIDGILNDSSWLQAAPAGDFIQVEPVFGQPASCTTEVLFIFDNDALYVGAMMYDPSPDSILKELSVRDEISNTDYFGVSIDPFNDALVAYEFNVTVAGVQVDSKSLGIEGQGDFEEDRSWDAVWYAHTRIVENGWVAEMKIPYSALRFPEKGNEAWGMNCFRQIRRYREISSWDPVDRKVLGVNNQAGELTGITNVKSPLRLALIPYVSGYVTKVPDIDKWGFSYKGGMDLIYGINDSYTLDMILIPDFGQVESDEEIYNLSPFEVYYEEKRPFFTEGTELFDKGDVFYSRRVGGTPDGYFTVSDHLCENEKVIKNPEEAQMLNATKITGKNPKGLAIGFFNGMTANTYATVKDTISGEKRNILTEPFANYNMLVFEQSLKNNSYVSIFNTNVVQPKENYCANVTGGDFRLINKSNTYGMEGQVIVSQKYAQGITPQYGYSHHFAAGKTSGNFTFSLANDLKTDTYDPNDMGYLQHNNEIENELDLEYNIYDPFSIFIEMQNSLYLEYGTLYSPLKYTDFGMGQHTFATFRNYLSVSLETYYRPIDEHDYYEPRVEGWYYALPPVWAISGFISPDYRKRFIADVGGEYYHTNQDHERGYTLTVSPRLRISDKLFVSLSLGYSIALNDKGYVADSLNPGSQEVIIFGKRDVTNVTNTLSTRYIFNNKMSLALKVRHYWLLGIYEGFYDLQPDGHLVGNDYSSDEDFSYNAFTIDMAYKWEFSPGSEIAIVWKNAIDLLDTKDIYESYFQNLDWTLSSAATNSLSLRILYYIDSQYFKKKRVIP